TGACGTTCTCAATCTGGCGGAACAGCATCCAAGCGTTGAACTCGTCCGGGAAACTGGACACCTTGTACTCGGTGTTGTCCTGGAAGACAACGGACGCCTCCAGAAGGCGTCGGGTAATCGGGTAATCGTTGACAATGCGACGGTAGAACTTAAGGAAAGAGCCGTACCGCGAGTGGTAGTGCAGAATGGCACCGATGCCAATGTTGTACGCGAGTCGCCAGAAGGCAAAGTGAGCGCAGAAGAACCACATAGGCAGCCCGTGGGTGAAGTAGAGCAGCCCCGTCATCCCCACGGCGAACCAGGACGCGATCCAGATGAGCGTCGCCGGACTCCGCCACGACTTGGGTGTCAAGAGTGCGTCCATCACTGACATGGTGTCCGGAACACGGAACCGGGTGCCGTCATGCAGGAGACCGTAgctctccccgtcctcggaggaggtgagggaCAGCTTTGCGCTCCCAGACGCGCTTTCGACAGACATCTTTTCcgtctctttctgtgtgcgtctcgTCGGCCAACGCTACCAAAAGTAATGACCGAGGCAGTGCGTGGAATGCCGTGAATGACTGCAAAGGCTTCTAGTCGATGGACGCCAACGCTGACGCAGAGGCTGTGGCTCAAATGTTGATCGAGCGAAGCCGCTTGGGAGGAGCGAGCAATAAGCAGAGAAGGCCCCTGAGGACTAAGGGGAGGTTTCGATAGAAGGGAAACAAAAGAAGTACGCCACCAATCATCTCGCTGCGGAGAGCGCTCTCACCCACCGCGCCAACGtcaacgaaaaaaagggtTATCAGGAGATGGCAAGCAAGAATGAGGAGCAACATAAAAGATGTAAGTTGCAACGCATAACGAGCGTGCTTCGCGACACGTACTTCTCAACTAAACAAGGTGCCATACTCACCCTCAACCAAACTCTCGGCCTGCACCAGAGTAGGCGATTCGTACCACTCAGCTCTGGCACAGTGCAGCTGGAAGTCAGAGACTTCATCACCAGCATCCATTTGCAAATTGTGATTCTTGCAAAGATGTGTGCTCACGATGTGCGCCAATCCAAGCCATTCTCTACGCCATGCGTGCCGAGGTGTAAACACCGCACATGAGGGCATCCGCCCCGCCCACACACATCAGGCGTACAGTGATTCCAACAAAATCAAAAGGacaggagagaagagaaaggagtGAAGGGCAGCTCAAAACAAAgaacaacagaaaaaaaaacccTCGCGCAGGCCTCCTCGCGAACGTCCGGGGCGACACAAGGGGTGGAGCCACACTGCATCACTCCTTCTGCACGACGGTGGCAAGCACGTGGTCGCTGCCGaccacctccccctccttaACAAGAAACGACACCTGGCcgtcctgcagcgccttgaCAGGGTGCTCCATCTTCATCGCCTCCACGATCATGAGAGCCTGTCCCTTGTCGACGAAGTCGCCGCTATTCACGAGAAACTTGGACACTTTGCCAGGCATCGGGCTCACGATCTTCGCCGAGGTACCACCCGCCATTGATGCGTCTCCAAATCCGTCTGTCAGTGGCAGTAGGCGAATCTGGTGCAGCCCAAAGCTGCCAATGATTGTCACATCGCCTTCCGTCGCGACGGCCAACACCGTGTGGCGCATGCCATTCTCGAAGAGGAACGTGAAATCGTTCACGATGCTCCTCTGGTCACGGTGCTTCGAGGTCACAGGGCCAGAGCCCACCGCAAACGATCCCTCATGATCCCACACGCTGAAGAAGATCTTGTGATAGTTTGCACCCTCCGTGTGCAGGCGCACCTCTACCGGGCGGTTGTCAATGTAGAAGTGAACGGTGGCATTGGTGTCGCCGTTGAGGCGGAACGCACCACGCCAATTATCGCAGCGGTTCAGCAGCCAAGCGGTGGCAGCCATGGCCGCTACCTCCGGCGTCACCGCTGGAGCGTTGAGCAGCTGCTTTTCATGTTCGCTGATGAAGTTAGTGGTCACGCCACCGCGCGTGAACTCCGGTGCCTCGCAGCATCGCTTTAGGAACTCGATGTTCGTGTTGATACCGGCCACCTTGTACTCGCTCAGCGCCTGCCGAAGCCCTTTTAACGCATCTTCACGATTACGACCCCACGAAATGACCTTGGCCAGCATGGGATCGTAGTGGATGAGTACGTTGTCGCCTTCGCAAAACCCAGTGTCCAGTCGGGTGCGCGTCGGCCCGCGCACCCCCTGAAACGGCTCCCGGATGAACGTCAAGGGACCGCTCTCGGGCAGAAACCCCCGCTCCGGCGACTCCGCGTACACGCGCGCCTCGATACAGGAGCCGACCAACGCTACGTCTTCCTGGGAAAATGTGAGCGGCTTACCCATGGCTGTCTTGATCTGCAGCTTGACCAAGTCCAGCGGTGCGCCTTTGATACGGCACACCTCCTCCGTCACGGGGTGCTCCACCTGTAGCCGCGTGTTCATCTCCATGAAGTAAAAATCTCCAGTGCTCGTGTCGAAGATGAACTCCACCGTGCCCGCGCCCACGTAGCCAACCGCCTTCGCAGCCTGCAACGCTACCTCGCCAATGCGCTGTCGCATCTCCATTGACAGGTGGGGTGCCGGGGCCTCCTCGAGGACCTTCTGATACCGGCGCTGAACGCTGCAATCTCGCTCGAAGAAGAAGACCCCTCTACCGTGTTTATCGAAAAAAATCTGGCACTCTATGTGTCGCGGGCGCTTCACGTAGCGCTCCAAAATGACGCGGTCGTCCTTGAAAAAGTTGGCCGCCTCACGCTTCGCGCTCTCCAGCATAAACGCAAGATCTTCGGGCCGCTCCACAATCTTCATGCCtttgccgccaccacccgagACTGCCTTGATAAGAATAGGGAATCCCACTTTGTTTGCCTCCTCCGCAAGGAAGGAGACATTCTGATTTTCGCCGTAGTAGCCCGGCACAACAGGAACGCCGGCGGCCTCCATGATGCGCTTGCTCTCACTCTTCGACCCCATCAACGAGATAGCAGACGCGGGTGGGCCAATGAACTCGATGCCGGAGCGCGTGACAGCGTCAGCGAAGTCCGCATTCTCGGAAAGAAATCCATACCCGGGGTGAATCGCATCAACGTTCAGCTGCTTTGCCACGCTAATGATATGGTCACCGCGCAGATAGGAGTTCACCGCAGGTGGAGGACCAATACAGACGGCCTCGTCCGCCTCTACGACGTGCTTCGCGTTCCGTTCTGCCTCGCAGAACAGCGCCACAGTGCGGATGTGCATCTCACGGCATGTGCGGAAGACGCGGCATGCGATCTCACCTCGATTCGCCACCAGCAGTTTCTCGACCTTGCGCTGGCCGCAGCGATctgtgcggcgcagcattACTGCGGGCAACGCAAATAAAACGAGTACAGATCGAATGCACGccacgcaaaaaaaaaaggaaaaagacaGAACAGATCTGAAGCTGATACGTTagtgagcgtgtgtgcgcgtactTCTCAGCATAGCAATACTGcgaagcgcagcaggtgAGACGAAGAGACGACACGGTGTGAAGCAGTTCACAAGAGCGGtcaaaggaaagagaagagtGGAGAGCATATTTGTTTCGAGCGCAGCACAACGCACGCGCTTGCACGTGAGCAAAGAACCACGAACGCTATCAACACGCCATCCCAGGACGAGTAAGCGGCAAGCAAACGAAATGTGTAGCCCAAGACACCcagctggagcggctgaGACGGGCATGCCACGCTCTTTTCATGGCGCAGACTCCTTTCCAGCACGACGTGCGCTGGAGATAAACTGAGACGTGAACCAGCGTTTCGTGCGACCCATCCAGAGCTCCTACAACCAGATATCAGGGCACCCGTCAACGGCAACACTGCGCGTCTCTGCAAGAGAAGCACCACGAGGGTCTTCCAATACATGTTCGCCTGTGAAATTCAGGAGCCGACGCGGCGCATCGCCGGCAATGTGGGCTCGCTCTCCAGCAGAGGATGAGCGGCGAGGAAGTGCTCTGCGTCCTGTAAatcgcgctgcaggagatTGGCCCGCTTCGAGATGGAATCCTGCTCTGCCCCACGTAGCAGAGAGG
This DNA window, taken from Leishmania infantum JPCM5 genome chromosome 31, encodes the following:
- a CDS encoding methylcrotonoyl-coa carboxylase biotinylated subunitprotein-like protein, with protein sequence MLRRTDRCGQRKVEKLLVANRGEIACRVFRTCREMHIRTVALFCEAERNAKHVVEADEAVCIGPPPAVNSYLRGDHIISVAKQLNVDAIHPGYGFLSENADFADAVTRSGIEFIGPPASAISLMGSKSESKRIMEAAGVPVVPGYYGENQNVSFLAEEANKVGFPILIKAVSGGGGKGMKIVERPEDLAFMLESAKREAANFFKDDRVILERYVKRPRHIECQIFFDKHGRGVFFFERDCSVQRRYQKVLEEAPAPHLSMEMRQRIGEVALQAAKAVGYVGAGTVEFIFDTSTGDFYFMEMNTRLQVEHPVTEEVCRIKGAPLDLVKLQIKTAMGKPLTFSQEDVALVGSCIEARVYAESPERGFLPESGPLTFIREPFQGVRGPTRTRLDTGFCEGDNVLIHYDPMLAKVISWGRNREDALKGLRQALSEYKVAGINTNIEFLKRCCEAPEFTRGGVTTNFISEHEKQLLNAPAVTPEVAAMAATAWLLNRCDNWRGAFRLNGDTNATVHFYIDNRPVEVRLHTEGANYHKIFFSVWDHEGSFAVGSGPVTSKHRDQRSIVNDFTFLFENGMRHTVLAVATEGDVTIIGSFGLHQIRLLPLTDGFGDASMAGGTSAKIVSPMPGKVSKFLVNSGDFVDKGQALMIVEAMKMEHPVKALQDGQVSFLVKEGEVVGSDHVLATVVQKE